Part of the Phacochoerus africanus isolate WHEZ1 chromosome 8, ROS_Pafr_v1, whole genome shotgun sequence genome is shown below.
gggtctttaacccactgactcaccagggaactctttgtggttttgatttgcatttgccttGATGGTTAGTGATTGTGAGTacctgttgaccatttgtatctccttttcactctgttgtttcttttgctgtgcagaagctttttagtttgatgtagtcccactggtttattttcgCTTTTGGTTTCCTATTAAAGGAATCATCGCCAGGAATAAAGTCAGGGAgcattttccctatgttttctttagGAGTTTAGGGTTTcaagtcttatgtttaaatcttaatTACATTTTGAGTGCTATAAAAGGGGggatccagtttcatttttttgcatgtggatattcagttttcccaacattatTTATTGATTCTCCTTTCCCTATTGTGTGTTCTTAGTGcacttgtcaaagattagttgattTATAACCTATATGCATGGGTTTGCTCTGGGCTGTCTCTTTTGTTCCATAGGTCTATtcatttttatgccagtaccatattgttttgattattttagctttgtaatataattataAACTAGGActgtgatgcttttttttttaagggccacacctggtgcatatggaagtttccaggctaggggttgaattagaggtacaattgcctgcctacaccacagcaccactggatccagGGTGgcatttgcaacttacaccacagctcacagcaatacctgatccttaatccattgagcagggccggggatcaaacctgcatccttgaggatactagtcaggtttctttttgcttagccccaatgggaactcccaggactgtgATGCTTTTAAAATTGATCATGTCTGTCAAGATTGGTTTGATTATTtaggctgtttgtttttctctttttcttctatggctatacctgcagatatggaagttcctgggccagggaccaaattggagctgcagctttggcctaagccacagctattgCAACAGTGGATTCTACCATAGATACCATATATGCCTAGTCTGGCAACCTGCATCTCCCTCAGCATGCCCTCAGCCAGCCTGTtttgttctttatgatttctaagttttttgtttttgtttttgtctttttgctttttctagggccgctcccacaccatgtggaggttcccagggtaggggtccaatcggagttatagctgccggcctacgccagagccatagcaatgtgggatctgagctgcgtctgcaacctacaccacagctcacagcaacactggatccttaaccctctgagcaaggccagggattgaatgcacaacctcatggttcctagtcagattcattaaccactgcgccacgacaggaactcctctaagtttTTGTTGAACAACTTGTTATTCTGTTTATAATTGtctatatgtgtttttttgtaACTCACTGAACTCTCCTAAAGCAATTGTTTGGATTTCTTTGTCCATAGATCTCCATTGCTTTGGGATTTGTTTCTGATAAATTATTCTACTCCTttagtttcattttctgttttttttttgtttgtttgttttttgcttgtttcttgtGGGCTTGCATTTGATGGTGCAgtcatttcttccagattttgcAGTTTTGGTGGGCAAAGATTTCCACCTGTGTTGGTACACCAGGTTGGTGGGCTGGCTGTGGCCATTTTGGCTCCAGGGAGTGCCCCCCTGGGAGGATTCCGTACAGCTCCTTCACCTGACGTCAACACTGGTGAAGGTTGCAGGCGTCTTCAACAGATGAGGCTGAGGTGGTCCCttggcagaggaggaggctgctggagaactcctgatttcttttatcCCAGCGACGATCTTGTGGCAAGGGGGTCCTTCTTGGTGCTGAGCTGGCTCTTGGGCACCCTGCTGGTGTAGTGGCACTAGTGTCTGATGCGAAGGCACCTGTGGTTTAGCTGGAGTGTGGTGTAGGGGTACTTGTGGAGTGACAGCAGTTGCAGTTCTGGACGTTGGCTTTGGTGTGTGAGCTATGGTTGCATACCCGGTAGCCATGAAGTCTGTCAGAGTGAATGGGTGATGACACAAGTCCTGGGGAGTTGACTAGCCTCCAGCAAGGCTGTCTGGTGCCTGAGACCACTGTGTACACAACACAGTGGTGGAGTCAGGGTCTGGAGTGTAGGCATACTTGGAGCAGGCACAGCTCTGGGGTGCAGGTTTGGGGTATGTGGCAGCCCCTGCTGCCCTGGATCAGTGCCACAGCAGCTCCTTCTGAGGGGGCAGCAGTAGCCTTGGGCATTGACATGCACCGTGGTGATGGATGTTTATGAACTCAGTAGCAAGAGCTGCCAGTGTCCCGTGGAGCAGGCGGCTGAGGCTGTGGTAGTTCTCACTCTGTATGGATAGAGACAGCCCACTGTTCTAACTTCCGAGCCATCTTCACATGTCTCTGCcatgacagtcttttcagaaatctGTCTCTTTCTTACTTTCCACCATGTTGTATTTAGTTCTTTTTGAGCCCACCACTGCTAATTTCACTCATAGAACCTAAATcagctgtttgtttttgttgggtGTTCCTGGTGGTATCTCCTGTTCTACCATTTTGGTGGTATCACTTCCCTTGTGCTCTCACTGATCTTTTTGTAATACTCTCCAAATTGGTCCTCATTTGTGCTCGGAGATGGTCACATATCCTTAAGCTGACCTTGAAGACCAGCTAATCTGTCTTTAATGGGCTTggatgcacctttttttttttcccgtttttttgggccacacccatggcgtatggaggttccaaggctaggggtcgaatcagagctacagctgccagcctacaccacacccacagcaactcgggatctgagccatgtcttcaacctacaccacagctcacggcaaccctggatccttaacccactaccaaggccaggcatcaaacctgtgtccttatggatatcattgagatttgtttccactgagccacgatgggaactccttggcgcATTCTTCCACGCAGCCCCAAATCAGCAGCAGAAAAAGTGCTGCAGGAAGCTGTTGGGAGAGAAATGAGTTGTAGACTGTGATTCTATTTATTGTGTCATACCCTGTCTCGTATCCTTCCCCTGGTGAGGTCGCCACTGTTCTGTGACTTCGAGGCCCAGGAATGCACCATAATCCTTCAATTGAATTCCCACTCCCCTGTGAAAAGCCTTCCGTAGACCCAAACCTAGATGAGACAGATGCACATTTGTGATGGGCTTGCCCTTCCCTATAGTCAGCATGTGCTTGACCAGCATTTCTTTCTgtccaggttgctgctgtggagcagaGGGTTCAGAGGCACCTTTTGAACAGATTGATTCTCTAGGAGTGTCACAGGCCAGGATATCTGAGGCAGCTTTATCTTCCCAGGAGACCCACCCCTGCGGGATGTGTGGTCCAGTCTTGAGAGATGTTTTCCACTTGGCTGAGTCACAGGAAACAGAACACCACCAAAAACTATTGAGGTGTGGAGCATGTGCAAAACGATTTTATTTTGGTGCAAGCATTCAACAGCACCAGGAGGAGCAAATACGAGAAAAACCTTTCAGAAGCAGTGTGGATGAAGCCTTGTTTGTGAAAAGCTGCAGATTCCTTGCGTCACAGAAGCCATTTACCTGTGGGGAGTTTGAAAAAGACTTCCCGATCATCATGGGATGTCTGCAGCAACAGGCCACTCATGCTGTAGAGAAGCCAAACATAATCGCCCATTGTGGGTCAAGTTTACAAAGCAGGAAAAGTCATCACACCTGGGGAGAGTGCAAGAAAGCCCTCAGCCCTGAACACACACTTCTTCAGGACCAGGGTGTCTACACTGGAAGACCTTGCTTTgtgtgcagtgaatgtgggaaaacaTTTAGGTACAAATCCTCATTTGTTGTGCACCAGAGAGTCCACGTTGGAGAAGGGCTTCACATGTGTGGTGAATGTGGAAAATCCTTTAGACAAAACTCAAGCCTCAGTCAACATCGAAGTGTTCATACTGGGGCAATGCAGTATAATTGCAGCAAATGTGGGAAATCCTTAAGTCATAAATCTGTCATCATTTCTCCCCACACATGGTGCAATGGAGAGAATAGTTATGTTTGCAGTGAATGTTCAAAGTCTTTTACCTCTAGCTCAGCCCTCACTTATCATCAGAGATCTCACACAGGAGAAAGGCCTTATGAGtgcaatgaatgtgggaaatcttTCATCTCCAGGCCTGCTCTCAGATACCATCAGAGATCTCACACAGGAGAGAGACCTTATGAGTGCAGTGACTGTGGGAAGAGTTTTACCACTAGCTCTAACCTCCATTATCATCAGAGAGTTCACACTGGAGAAAGGCCATAtaagtgcagtgaatgtgggaaatcttttAACAATAGATGGGTTCTTATTCAACACCAGAGAGTACACACAGGAGAAAGGCCTTATGAGTGTACTGAGTGTGGGAAATTGTTTAAGTATGGATCCCAACTGAATCAACACCAGAAAGCTCACACCGGCGAAAAGCCTTTTAAGTGCTCTGAGTGTGGGAAATCTTTTAACAATAGGTGGACACTTATTCAGCACTGGAGGGTTCACACAGGAGAAAGGCCTTTtgagtgcagtgaatgtggaaaaTTCTTTAATCGAAGAAATAACCTCATTTTACACCAGAGAATTCACACAGGAATAAGGCCTTATGCATGCAACGAATGTGGGAAGTCTTTTACATTTAGTTCCAGCCTCCGTTATCATCAGAGAGCTCACActggagaaaggccttatgaGTGTAAGGAATGTGGTAAATCTTTTATCTCTAGATCTGATCTCCATTATCACCATAGAGTTCATTCTGGAGAAAGGCCTTTTGAGTGTAGCGAGTGTGGGAAATCCTTTATCCAAAGAAATAACCTCATAATACACCAGAGAGTTCACACAGGAGAAAGACCTTATGTATGTGATGAGTGTGGTAAATCTTTTACCTGTAGCTCTACCCTCCATTATCATCAGAGAGTTCACACTGGAGTAAGGCCTTATgtgtgcagtgaatgtgggaaatcatTTATTACCATGTCTAAACTGCGTTGTCATCAGAAAGGTCACACTGGAGAAAGACCTTAGGAGTGCACtgaatgtgggaaatcttttATGGAAAACATCAGAGAGTTCACTCTGTACAAAGGCATAGACATGAAGGGAATACACAGTTTCCGTGGTCAGTATCAGAGTGCTGGAGGAAACTTTCTGAGGAGCCATCTCTCCACATTGACTCCTCCTATATATCTGAGCATGCAAGTGGGGAGAGTCCCCTTAAGTTTGTTATGTGGGAAGCACGTGTGGCTTTCTTGCACTTTCTAACCTGTCCAGGGCTATTCCCAGATGTGTGTCACTGTCATCTCTGTGATCAAGGCCATTTCACTTCTACCACCTGGCAGATCCCCACGGTGTGCATCAGTCATCAACCCAGTTCACTCAGGGAAGCTGAGCTCTGTCCTCCCATGCATTGTAGCAAATTAGGAGTCACTTGAGCCCTCGGGGTGTCTTTCCCTCGACTCTCTTGGGCATGGACCTGACCCAATGTTGGTCCATAGAACATTGGAGTTTGCTAGCAGCTTTCCAACAAGGACTGAAATTTTCCAGGTGTCATGTTGATATCATGTGATACTTGTGATGAATTTTTCCAGCTTTCAAGTTACAAACTCCAGAACTCTGGACCACATGTTACTTTGGCTTGAACAATAACAGGCCTTACCCTTTAGGTCCTCGTTAACTTTGGGAGTTCTGTTCCCATGTAGTTTATGAACAGATTTGTGCTCTGCAGGCATGAAGGGGAGAACTTTTTATGGGCCTCACACCTGTGCCTAAGGAGGGACAACAGGACGACAGAAAATAACATGATTTTGAACTTATTTGTATTGCTGCCCAGAGCTTCCTAGGGAAAACCGCAAAGCTTTTTCTTCCTCATATGGACctgtatcctttttcttttttgaccacgcccatggcatgtagaagctcccaggccaaggattgaactcgagccatagcagcaacctgagccagtgcagtgacaatgcaggatccttaaccctttgtgccACAGGGATATCCTGTATCCTGTAGTATTTCGGACGACTCTGAGGAGGGGCAGGTGTGAGCATCTTGAGTGCTTCTGAGAGCAGCATGAGTTGTTTCTCTTACCCAGAGGAGAGCTCACAGGCACACCAGTGTAGTGAGGTTTATCTTCCCCAGGTCTACAGAGACCTGTATCTCCTCATGACCAGAATTCACTGGGCTAGGGGGTCTCTGATTGTAAGACTCTTGGTTCCAGGGGAAACCATAGTTGGTACAGAAACTGCTTTCATAGGTGGTGGAAGAGACTGCAGTCATTGAGATGGAATGTGCCACTTCTGAAAGTGTATCCAGGAATGTGTCTGCAACTGTGCAGACAAACTTTAAGACCTGTAGGCATGTTTATCTCGTGTAGCTGAAGACCTTGTCAGAGAAATCAGGAGGTTTTCTGGCTTGCTGTAGCCTATCACTGATGTGTGCCTCGAGGCCCTTATTCCCCAGGGAGGATAAAAGGGGGAAAGGAGATTCATATTCTGAGACTGTGGCTCTCTTGACCCACACAGCATTGCTCTTGACTAGGTGAACACGTTCACTGCTTCCCACTGAGGCAAGACTGGCCCTCCAGAAGGCCTGAGGAGAGAGATGGTAGAGTCAATATGCCCACCCTACTTTCCATAAAGAGTGGGACATAGAGATTGTTTTATCTTGAGCCAATGTTTAAAACTTcataaaagtataatttacatgtaCTTAATAGCTTATACTTAAAATGTacaatctgaggagttccctgattggtggtgtcactgctgtgacctggctcactgctgtggagtgCGTTCAGTCTCTGGGCAATTTGCATATGGGGCAcagctaaaaagataaaatgtacaATCTGTTAAGTTTTGAACCTCTGAAAACAACATTGTAGTCCCAATAATGACCATATCTGTCAAGGTATACTTACCTCATGTCCTTTTATaatctctcctttcccttcccaccTCTCAGGTAACCACTTTCCCTTACTATAGGTAAATCTTGCATTTTCTAGTATTTACATGTTTGTAACctaaactgttttttgttttttttttttcctgactttgtAATTACTTGGGGGTATGGttagctcatcttttttttttttttttctttctgagtaagATTCTTACCTTTGAATATGCCACTTTTGCTTTACTTACAACTTAATGTGTCTTTAGGTTATTTCTAGGTTGTGCTGATTGGAAATAAACCTGTTAAAATGTTTGTGTCAATTTCTATGGATGTatgtttcttttatcttttgtcaaTAACTTAGAATGAGTCACAGGGTAGATCTAAAATGATTGTACTTTTTTGCATGTTAACCATCAGTGTGTTAGAGTTTCCATTTCTGGAGCCTATTCTTGATAGGGTCAGTCTTTTATGTTAGGCCTTTTCATAAGTGTATAGTGCTATCTCAGTGTGgttttcattgcatttttcttATGACTCAtgattttgcacatttttcatgtctttatttGCCACCTGTATATTTTTTGTGTGCTGTTTCAGTTGttattgcttaattttttatatgcattatggctacttcccttttcttttacaaataagacactgaaaaacagacatatggaatTATTTGCTGTATGCAGTTGTTTTTAATACAAGTAGGatatttcctcattatttttccTCATGTTTTCTGTTTCCTGTACAATGTCATGACTACAAACCCCACACACGTTTAAGATTAGTCTGCATTATCAACATACTCTCCATCGTTTAAGTCGCGGCTTCAGCAATACAGTAAGTATAACCCTGCTTTgtagtgtttgccaatttctgaAGTGTAAATCCCCTCATCACTAATTTGGAATGTGCTCTGAGGAGCTGAAAAATTCTACTTGAGGTCCCCTGCTTTTTGGTGGAAAAACTAATTTTTTGCAAGAGGACTTTACAAGGCCAGGCAGAAGACGGGTGCAGGAGCTGCAAGCTGATAGGAGGCTAAAAGCCCTCAGAGACCTAATTCTGGTTGCCCAAAGGAGAGGCATGTCCCTGAACACTCTGGGGGGTGGGAGTCAGTGGAGACCTTGGCTGGCCTCACCTTTTTAGTGACAAAGTATCACTCTATCCTGAGTTGCTGCCTCTGACTGCACTCGTTCCCTTGCTGCAAGGGGTTCTCACCCTCTGAGCTCTCCCTAAGTTCTTTTCATCTCTCCCTTTATATTATTGTTGCCCAACTGTGGTTACTTTCTGTGGATTTCGCCACCAACTTGTGCCACGTTTTCAGACACTTGGACTCTAGGACCACATGCTGGATGCGGGGCCACTACCTACCTTCCTGGTTGGGGCAGTGCTTCTCAGAAGAACTTGGCCTGGGGAGTGTGCAGGGCAGGGGTCTGGGGCATGATCTCTCTGCTCTACACCTTAAGAGAGACCCTGGTTACGAACTGCTGAGGACCCTCTTCTGGTTCATAGTTGGATCCTCATTGCTATATCTTCATGTAGTGGAGGGAGCGAGGGGTCTCTGTGGAGTGGAGcctcttttataaaggcactaaaACTATTCATGAGGACTCCACTTCTAGAAGTCCTCAAAGTCCCTACCTCCTACTAATATCTTCTAGGGTTAGGGATTTCAACATAACAAGTTTAGGGGTCATAAACAGTTTTTGGCGTCACTCCTGTCTCTAAAGtagttcttttaacatttcttgcaaggcaaatgatatgatttaaatgtttattttgaaggcctcttgtggcacagtgggttaaggatcaggcattgtcactgctatggctcaggtggcAGCTGTCtcttgttcaatccctggcctgggaatttccacatgcagtgggtttgaccaaaaaaacaaaccaacaaaacccaaATATATGTTGTCTACTGTGCAATAATTCATTTGTACTGTTTTCAGCCTCTACGTTTGCCGTAATTTATTGCATGgggcaataaaaaatgaatagaggGACAGAcgtgaataaatgaaataactgaGAAGAACATAGAGCAAGTCAGTGAATGCTCACTTTGTGAAGGTTGTTCGTGTGAGGTGGTGACATCAGTATGTTAAACTTTTATCAATTGTGGCATCTTTGTTTAACAATTCATTAGCTGTCACTAGGCAACAGTGTAGTTTCATATTGATCTTTCATCACAAAATTATTTACATGTGACTTAGTTCGAAATGACCTTAGGATTGCTAGGGGGAAATGGTAGTTGGTGACCCATCTAGCTAATTGGAAAACATTGAAGTCTTTGTGATATACCAAAACACACCCTTGACATGTTTGTAAAGATTTTGTAATGTAGGTATGGGGAGGACACAGCCTCATTACAGCCTATTGCCCAATAAATGTTTACAGAATAtatgacattttataaatatgaagTTATATTCAAAGAATCATATCAGTTTGGAATTAAATAAGCTTTTCAGTGTCATCATTTTGGCATGTGAATGACTATACGGTTGTGCATTCTCATGGAGTAGAAATCAGTCTGAGAGTTTACTGAGATAAACTACAAAGCAGCAGCATAAAATGTCtataaacaaagttaaaagatCAAATTGAGCTCTTGGCCTAGCACTATCTTCTGAGAGACCTCTTCGCCATGAGAGTGAAGTGGAGAGCGAAGTGAATGAACGGGCCGAAGCACAAAAGAAGATGAGGCAGAAGCCCAAGTGAACTTGTTTATCAATGGAAGCCACAAGAACAGAAACAAGGAAAGACAGAGGCTAGAGACCCTGGTACCACTTGTTGGACTGTATTCCTTCTGTCTGTAACTTGTCTTGATGAATCAAAATCGCCATTCTGATTGCTTCGACCACCTTTGAGATTCACCTTGCTCATGACAAAATGGTCCCTTTTGGTTCTTTGCCGTGGACTTGTGACATTCTGAACTAGTTTTATTCTGAGTTGTGATTGAAGTAACACATATATGTACAGTAAATCATCTCTTCTGTCtttgctgatgaaaaaaaaaacaagatcaaACTGAATGGTTGTCAGAAGCAAAAGAGGGTAGTGGAGTGTGGCTGCATTATTGGATATGGGTATATTTTGGGGTAgtgaaaatgtttggaaaaagaTAAAGCAATGGTTGCATAACCTTGTGAATACACTAATGCAATTGAATTCTACACTTTAAGAtgataaaatggttaattttatgttacttgaattttacctcaaattttattttatgtttttttagtgctgcacctgtggcatatggaggttcccaggctaggagtcgaattggagctgtacctgccagtctaccccacagccacagagtgtgggatctgagctgtgtcttcgacctataccacagctcatggtaacgccagatccttaacccactgagcaatggccagggattgaactcatgtcctcatggatattagatgagttcattaaccactgaaccacgacggaaactcctttgCCTCAAATTATAAACTGAtcctattctcttttctcttgttctgtTGACTCATTTATTGTTATGTAAttacttttttctcaaattactgTCTTTGGCTTCAAGTTTGCTTTGTTTGATGAACTGATGAAATATAGCTATCTGTAAGCTTTCCTCTGGTTTCCACttgcatggaattttttttttttttgtcttttctagggccgtacccatggcatatggaggttcccagactaggggtctaattggagctgtagctgctggcctacatcacagccacagcaatgtgggatccgagctgcatctgtaacctacaccacagctcatggcaatggcagatcctcaacccactgagcaaggccagggaccaaacccgaaacctcatggttcctagtcgggttcattaaccattgagccacgacaggaactcctgtgtggaATATCTTTTTGACTTTCATAAAGTCAAAGGGTCAGTCCAACAATAGgatatataatatttgttaaCATTAATGTATCCAACACAGGATACAACTttttatataaagcaaatattaacatacCTAAAGGGGGACAAAGACTACTATAATAAAAGTAGGGTCTTCAATATTCCCACTTtcaacaatggatagatcatctagtcagaaaatcaataagggcattccccttttggctcagcggtaatgaacccaactagtatccatgaggacttgtattgggatctggtgttgccatgagctgtggtataggtcaaatcCTGaatttctgtggcataggccaacagctgcagctctggttcaacccctagcctgggaacaaccatttgcccaggtgcggccctgaaaaagcaaaaaaaaaaaaaaaaaaaccccaaacccaaatgTGTTCAGGAGAAACCTGCTTAGCCACCAGATCCCTGGACTGGAAGTATTTTGTTCCTCTTGGACATGGCTCCATGTTGTTCCAATGCCCCAGTTACATCTCCTTGAATGGTCCTAAGTCCTCACTGTGGATGTGTGcagtatactttttttctttttctgcacatCCATggtatctggaagttcctgggctagggatcaaatccaagccagagctgtgacctatgccacagctgcagcaatgctagatccttaacctactgcaccaggccacAGATCAGAGACTGAACCAAGCTGGATtgtaagccactgtgccacagcgggaactcttgtgcttatttcttttttaagatttttattttttctattatagttgatatacaatattctgtcaatttctgctgtacagcaaaatgacccagtcatacatatatttattcgttctttttctcacattatcctccaccatgtctgtgcttattttttaaaaggaattttggCTACTTCACTTTTCTTTAACAATTTGGAAGACAGTGAAACAACCAAGATTTTTTTGAACTTCATTCGTTCTTCAATGATGTGACTTCTCTGTCTTAAGAAATAATTGTCTTTAACAATggaataaattcttttcttttctttctttcttttttttttttttttttgacaatgcttgcagcatgtggactttcccaggcaagggatcaaatccatg
Proteins encoded:
- the LOC125133823 gene encoding zinc finger protein 256-like; amino-acid sequence: MAAAVLWDPPQGGVNFEDIAVYFSWEEWRLLDEAQRRLYLDVMLDNYALISSLGCCCGAEGSEAPFEQIDSLGVSQARISEAALSSQETHPCGMCGPVLRDVFHLAESQETEHHQKLLRCGACAKRFYFGASIQQHQEEQIREKPFRSSVDEALFVKSCRFLASQKPFTCGEFEKDFPIIMGCLQQQATHAVEKPNIIAHCGSSLQSRKSHHTWGECKKALSPEHTLLQDQGVYTGRPCFVCSECGKTFRYKSSFVVHQRVHVGEGLHMCGECGKSFRQNSSLSQHRSVHTGAMQYNCSKCGKSLSHKSVIISPHTWCNGENSYVCSECSKSFTSSSALTYHQRSHTGERPYECNECGKSFISRPALRYHQRSHTGERPYECSDCGKSFTTSSNLHYHQRVHTGERPYKCSECGKSFNNRWVLIQHQRVHTGERPYECTECGKLFKYGSQLNQHQKAHTGEKPFKCSECGKSFNNRWTLIQHWRVHTGERPFECSECGKFFNRRNNLILHQRIHTGIRPYACNECGKSFTFSSSLRYHQRAHTGERPYECKECGKSFISRSDLHYHHRVHSGERPFECSECGKSFIQRNNLIIHQRVHTGERPYVCDECGKSFTCSSTLHYHQRVHTGVRPYVCSECGKSFITMSKLRCHQKGHTGERP